A window of the Podospora bellae-mahoneyi strain CBS 112042 chromosome 6, whole genome shotgun sequence genome harbors these coding sequences:
- a CDS encoding hypothetical protein (COG:U; EggNog:ENOG503NXKS): MLGHYREDGGGGGGGGDSDNDNDNNGGGAAYPAPSSMMHHGLPASRQQAKPQWPNAGPWSKPDEQTDYSYYQQQYNQRHQHYPPRNFPVQNLHSYQTRSNHQRRPSSSPKPTLDLSHDRRQIPPDLLSPRSDSFFYSSPNARRNPALTPTASHFPNSSARMRAESNPVSRPPPRSAFPGLSSNPFIIEAYEPEPEPEPEPTPQSEPPSRAHSRPPSDEPPRKFPLLARHHEQIGGAMSPASMMSRFESPPGSRRGTPTPSEGTVVTVENFSRPRKTSIRSQQSDGALSSRRMGLSRPQVEPTLEESGEYQSDYQQVHAQSHAPGNPWPRLRRLSGSSSQSSSTFSSIAPRPSQDHAPRSETPRNMSAPIAALAGPFARSVLGPSSSGTQAYAREEQAAQEQQQQQQQQQQQQQQQPVQPREPPPWLSAPDETLRSSFRSQLTSSTAQGTLFTATGTERNSVLTKASSVGDHQSITNIYARASWWHSSIIGDDGLLEDVMGMYERGFNDSDIESIRKSMRFADDEDIFAQADLDNPMPRRNSSRPASSHHSDADVVKEKILEAMNDSLPAPTGIAIPMGSPGSRQSVPKFRQSLLPTNSLPKDFGFGQHIAKRNLAEAEGLEKHDSAKLVDGDDVPVQQAVGREEERPVSPLSPVQPELPIPTMPIPASRPTTPSRAPPPMPQEPPEEPGARDRYGFRKAGPNVSRQAYDAWNAGYTEYLSRRRKKWIAFLKDNSLMTDRPIRFPPRSTKTKRFIRKGIPPDWRGAAWFYYAGGPAILSKHRGVYQDLLRRAALDPTGPGSMPGLVGEVKPLIVDDIEKDLYRTFPDNIRFKPPRPAPPPPSSPVDDEEGDDAVEAEPAPEPEIITSLRRVLHAFALYNPRIGYCQSLNFLAGLLLLFVETEEQAFWLLNVITRVYLPGTHEMSLEGSKVDLGVLMVALKDSLPNVWKQIGGDEDMGLGGGGGGKKKPKRGLPGSGHRANQQSVSDPNRLPAITLCMTAWFMSCFIGTLPIETVLRVWDVFFYEGSRTLFRVALTIFKLGEPEIKAVQDPMEMFGVVQQFPRKLLDANALMDLCYKRRNGIGHLSQDDVEEKRQERRDGIRRWKAEQEAAALGGGSSSNGGTGTRGLDLAGGVDGGMRGVFGRVGGNKSGGNKEQVRAAEVM; encoded by the coding sequence ATGTTGGGCCATTACAgagaagacggaggaggaggaggaggaggaggagacagTGACAATGATAATGATAataatggtggtggtgcggcCTATCCCGCCCCAAGCAGCATGATGCACCACGGCTTGCCCGCTTCCCGACAGCAAGCGAAACCACAATGGCCAAACGCCGGACCCTGGTCGAAACCAGACGAACAGACCGACTACTCCTACTACCAGCAGCAATACAACCAGCGCCATCAGCACTATCCTCCCCGCAACTTTCCCGTCCAGAATCTTCACTCTTACCAAACACGCTCCAACCACCAACGACGACCGTCGAGCTCGCCGAAACCGACGCTCGATCTATCACACGACCGCCGACAGATCCCCCCTGACCTCCTTTCACCTCGCAGCGACTCTTTCTTTTATAGCTCCCCGAATGCTCGGCGCAATCCGGCCTTGACACCGACCGCCTCTCATTTTCCGAACAGCAGTGCTCGGATGAGGGCCGAGTCGAACCCCGTGTCGAGACCGCCGCCCAGGTCGGCTTTTCCGGGCCTGTCGTCGAACCCTTTCATCATTGAGGCATAcgaaccagaaccagaaccTGAACCTGAGCCGACACCGCAATCGGAGCCCCCATCGCGGGCCCATTCTCGACCGCCGAGCGATGAGCCGCCACGCAAGTTCCCGCTCCTTGCCCGACATCACGAGCAGATCGGGGGGGCGATGTCTCCAGCCTCGATGATGTCGCGCTTCGAGTCACCGCCCGGCAGCAGGCGAGgcacaccaaccccatcggAAGGTACTGTCGTGACAGTCGAAAACTTTTCTCGGCCACGGAAGACGAGCATTCGGTCGCAGCAGTCTGATGGTGCTTTGTCGTCACGACGGATGGGGCTGAGTCGCCCGCAGGTGGAGCCGACGCTGGAAGAGTCGGGAGAGTATCAGAGTGATTATCAACAAGTACACGCGCAATCTCACGCGCCCGGAAATCCGTGGCCTAGGCTCCGGAGACTGTCCGGCTCGTCCTCGCAGTCTTCCAGTACGTTTTCCTCGATTGCGCCTCGCCCGTCGCAGGATCATGCTCCGAGAAGCGAGACTCCGAGAAATATGAGCGCCCCCATTGCGGCCTTGGCCGGCCCCTTTGCGAGATCGGTGCTGGGTCCCAGTAGTAGTGGCACTCAGGCCTACGCTCGGGAAGAGCAGGCGGCAcaagaacagcagcagcagcagcagcagcaacaacaacagcaacagcaacagccagTTCAACCTCGAgagccaccaccatggctcTCGGCACCGGACGAAACCCTTCGGTCGAGCTTTCGATCCCAGCTCACATCCTCCACGGCTCAGGGCACGTTATTCACGGCGACGGGAACCGAGAGAAACAGCGTTCTCACCAAGGCGAGCAGCGTCGGGGATCACCAATCTATTACTAACATCTATGCTCGGGCAAGCTGGTGGCACAGCTCCATCATTGGAGACGATGGGCTTTTGGAGGATGTGATGGGAATGTACGAGAGAGGGTTCAACGATTCGGACATTGAAAGCATACGGAAGAGCATGAGGTTTGCGGATGACGAGGATATTTTTGCGCAGGCTGATTTGGACAACCCGATGCCACGGAGGAACAGCTCGAGGCCTGCGAGCAGCCACCATTCCGACGCCGAcgtggtgaaggagaagataTTGGAAGCGATGAACGACAGCTTGCCAGCGCCAACTGGCATCGCGATTCCGATGGGCAGTCCGGGTTCGAGACAGTCGGTTCCCAAGTTTAGACAGTCGTTACTGCCGACGAACTCGTTGCCGAAGGATTTTGGATTTGGACAGCACATCGCGAAGAGAAATCTGGCTGAAGCCGAAGGGCTGGAGAAGCATGATTCGGCCAAAttggtggatggtgatgatgtcccAGTCCAGCAGGCGGTGGGacgggaggaagagagaccAGTTTCGCCCTTGTCGCCTGTACAGCCAGAGCTACCGATACCCACGATGCCGATACCAGCTTCTCGCCCTACAACGCCATCTCGCGCTCCGCCACCAATGCCACAGGAGCCACCGGAGGAGCCAGGCGCCCGGGACCGGTACGGGTTCCGAAAGGCGGGTCCTAATGTTTCCCGTCAGGCGTATGACGCTTGGAACGCCGGTTATACCGAATACTTGTCCAGGAGACGCAAGAAGTGGATTGCCTTTCTCAAGGACAACTCGCTCATGACGGACCGACCTATACGATTCCCGCCACGCAGCACCAAGACGAAGAGATTCATCCGAAAGGGCATCCCGCCAGACTGGAGAGGGGCGGCCTGGTTTTACTACGCGGGCGGGCCCGCGATTCTGAGCAAGCACCGGGGTGTGTACCAAGATTTGCTGAGGCGGGCTGCGTTGGATCCCACCGGACCTGGGAGCATgccggggttggtgggggaggtgaagccGTTGATTGTGGACGACATCGAGAAGGATTTATACAGGACGTTTCCTGACAATATCCGGTTCAAGCCGCCCAGGCCGGCGCCGCCACCTCCGAGTAGTCCggttgacgatgaggagggagatgatgcgGTCGAGGCCGAGCCAGCGCCAGAGCCGGAGATCATCACGTCGCTCAGGAGGGTCTTGCACGCGTTTGCGTTGTATAACCCCCGGATTGGGTACTGCCAGAGTCTGAACTTTCTGGCTGGGTTACTGCTGCTGTTTGTCGAGACCGAGGAGCAGGCGTTTTGGTTGCTTAATGTCATCACCAGGGTTTATCTTCCGGGCACGCACGAGATGAGCCTGGAGGGATCAAAAGTTGATCTTGGGGTTTTGATGGTGGCGCTCAAGGACTCTCTCCCTAATGTCTGGAAGCAAATAGGAGGCGACGAGGACATGGGActgggcgggggaggagggggaaagaagaaacccAAACGAGGCCTCCCCGGCAGCGGACACAGGGCCAACCAGCAGAGCGTGAGCGATCCTAATCGGCTCCCTGCCATAACACTCTGCATGACGGCCTGGTTCATGTCTTGTTTCATCGGGACTCTCCCCATCGAGACGGTCCTGAGAGTCTGGGACGTGTTTTTCTACGAGGGGAGCAGGACGCTGTTTAGGGTTGCGTTGACGATCTTCAAGCTGGGGGAGCCCGAGATCAAGGCGGTGCAGGATCCGATGGAGATGTTTGGGGTTGTGCAGCAGTTTCCACGGAAGCTGCTGGACGCGAACGCGCTGATGGATTTGTGCTACAAGAGGCGGAACGGGATCGGGCATTTGAGCcaggatgatgttgaggagaagaggcaggagaggagggatggaattaggaggtggaaggcggagcaggaggctgctgctttGGGCGGTGGGAGTAGCAGCAATGGGGGAACAGGGAcgagggggttggatttAGCTGGGGGGGTGGACGGCGGCATgaggggggtttttggaagggtgggggggaataAGTCCGGGGGGAACAAGGAGCAGGTCAGGGCTGCGGAGGTGATGTAG